A section of the Anabaena cylindrica PCC 7122 genome encodes:
- a CDS encoding pentapeptide repeat-containing protein, with the protein MKSQIIATTAFLLTISLPITAQASNYEQIKQLLATKQCQNCNLRNAGLVMADLSGANLSGANLAGANLSRANLSGADLRGANLTGASLFGVNLSDAKLSGANLTGADLRNTYLTNVELTDANLNATNFQGAVGIPLEIAKPEEFYAWGVAAAEKGNLKPAIDYFSQAIALKPDYAGAYLSRGVASYQSLDRKSALEDAQMAAKLFEEQKNAEGILTAQAFILEVKTPYTENVKPSKPSFMDFVGSLGSVLLQFLPF; encoded by the coding sequence ATGAAAAGCCAAATTATTGCCACAACAGCATTTTTGTTGACTATAAGCTTGCCAATAACCGCGCAAGCATCTAATTATGAACAGATAAAACAGTTATTAGCCACTAAACAATGTCAAAACTGTAATCTTCGCAATGCTGGCTTAGTGATGGCTGACCTATCGGGAGCTAATTTAAGCGGTGCAAATCTCGCCGGTGCAAACCTCAGCCGCGCTAACTTAAGTGGTGCTGATTTGCGAGGTGCAAACTTGACTGGTGCTAGTTTATTTGGTGTGAATTTAAGTGATGCTAAACTCAGTGGAGCAAATCTCACGGGTGCGGACTTGAGAAACACCTATTTAACAAATGTAGAACTGACTGATGCTAACCTGAATGCGACTAACTTTCAGGGGGCAGTCGGTATACCTTTAGAAATTGCCAAACCAGAAGAATTTTATGCATGGGGTGTAGCAGCAGCTGAGAAAGGCAACCTTAAACCAGCTATTGATTATTTTAGTCAAGCGATCGCACTGAAACCAGACTACGCAGGTGCATATTTATCCCGTGGTGTAGCTAGTTATCAAAGCTTAGACCGAAAAAGCGCTTTAGAAGATGCTCAAATGGCAGCAAAACTGTTTGAAGAACAAAAAAATGCTGAGGGAATATTAACAGCACAAGCTTTTATTCTAGAAGTGAAAACACCTTATACAGAAAACGTCAAACCTAGTAAACCCAGTTTTATGGATTTTGTTGGTAGTCTAGGTTCAGTATTACTACAATTTTTGCCTTTTTAG
- a CDS encoding LysR family transcriptional regulator, translating to MELRHLRYFIAVAEELHFSKAAEKLHIAQPPLSQQIQQLEAELGVKLFDRKTKRQVQLTEAGKVFLQEAYQLLEQLKTAVALTQRTGRGETGKLRIGFTSLVIYDLLPLILRKFREQFLAVEIELLELTTSQQEQALRDSLINVGFAHPPLEDDTLSYECIHKETLVVALSSTHSLAQKDYISVRSLLNEPLIMFPRYLAPGLYDRIMSLFHQANFSPNITQEAVQMQTIIGLVSAGMGAAITPSSLQNLQRSGVVYRPILEKAPLIETAIIWQQHRLTPIVENFLKCTQDFMAGNG from the coding sequence ATGGAACTACGACACCTGCGCTACTTTATCGCTGTAGCTGAGGAATTACATTTCAGTAAAGCCGCAGAAAAACTGCACATAGCTCAACCTCCTCTTAGTCAACAAATCCAGCAGTTAGAGGCAGAATTAGGAGTAAAACTTTTTGATCGCAAAACTAAGCGACAAGTACAGCTAACAGAAGCTGGAAAGGTGTTTTTACAAGAAGCTTATCAACTACTAGAGCAACTAAAAACCGCAGTAGCATTAACTCAAAGAACCGGAAGAGGTGAAACAGGTAAACTGCGAATAGGATTTACTAGTTTGGTAATTTACGACTTATTACCCTTGATCTTGCGAAAATTTCGCGAGCAATTTCTGGCAGTAGAAATAGAATTACTGGAATTAACTACAAGCCAACAAGAGCAAGCACTGAGAGATTCCTTGATTAATGTAGGTTTTGCTCATCCTCCTTTGGAAGATGACACATTATCTTATGAGTGTATTCACAAGGAGACTTTAGTTGTGGCCTTGTCGTCAACTCATTCACTGGCTCAAAAAGATTATATCTCAGTGCGATCGCTTCTCAATGAACCTTTAATTATGTTTCCTCGCTATTTAGCACCAGGACTTTACGATCGCATCATGAGCCTTTTTCACCAGGCAAATTTCAGCCCTAACATTACTCAGGAAGCAGTTCAAATGCAAACAATTATTGGTTTAGTATCGGCCGGAATGGGTGCGGCAATCACACCATCTTCTTTACAGAACCTCCAAAGATCTGGCGTAGTTTATCGTCCGATTTTAGAAAAAGCACCTTTAATAGAAACTGCTATCATCTGGCAGCAACACAGATTAACGCCTATTGTCGAGAATTTTTTAAAATGTACTCAAGATTTTATGGCTGGTAATGGGTAA